In bacterium, the sequence AGGAGGGAAAAGCACTGAGTTCAGATAGAATAGGAATGCAAAGATTATTACACGCTACAGATGTGAAAATAGGTTACAATATAAAGGTTAGTTCTCCATTTCCTTCAGATCTTACTAAATCTGGGATAGAGGTATTTTTGTGCTTAGGCGATAAATTCGATTTTGCTTCAGAGAAAAACCGCCTTGAAAAAAAGATTGCTAAATTAGAAGAGGAATTTGAGAAGATAGGCAGAAAGATTGATAATCAAGATTTCTTAGGTAAAGCACCAAAAGATGTCATAAAAAATCAACACAAAAAAAGGGAAATGATTAGTAAAAACAGGATAAAATTAATAGAAAACCTGGATAAGGTTAAAAGTTTTTTATAATAAGGGAGAAAAACATGGTAGATTCAAATAGGGAAGAACTTTTAGGGAAGGCAGATAATATATTCATTCTGCTAAATATGGCTGCAAAGAGAGCAAGACAGCTTAATGCAGGATCGCCAAAACTTGTAGATATCAAAGATACACCAATAAATATTGCCCTAGAGGAAATCAGAACAGGAATGATAGGTTGGGAACCTGTAAAGAATGAAAAGACAGAGCCTGAAGCAATGGAAAAGGGTAAAGAGAAAAAAGAAAAAAAGAAAAAGTAAGATGCTAACAGGAAAAACAATAATTTTTGGTGTTACGGGTAGCATTGCAGCATACAAAGCAGCGGAAATAGTAAGAAGATTAAAGGACTTAAATGCAAATGTCAGGGTTGTCATGACCGTGAATGCTGTTAACTTCATTGGAGAGACAACATTACGGACACTCTCCAATAATCCTGTGTATATTAATATGTTCCCTCCCTCAGGCGGGCTTGAAGACCCACTAACTCATATAGCTATAAGTGATAGTGCTGACTTGTTCCTTGTAGCACCGGCAACTGCCAATATTATAGGAAAAGTAGCAAGTGGTATTGCAGATGACCTTCTCTCTACAACATTACTGTCTGCTGGGAATAAACCCGTTTTGATGGCTCCTGCTATGAATGAGAGGATGTATAAAAGTCATATATACAAACATAATGAGAAAAAGCTGCAGATAGCTGGTGTCAAATTTATTAATCCTGATTACGGAAAGTTGGCATGTGGAAAAGAAGGAGAGGGGAGACTGGCATCAGTGGACTCAATTATTCAGCATGTTGTTGACGTCTTAATTGAAAGGGATCTTTTTGATACATATGACCTGAAAGGGAAAAGAGTTCTTGTAACAGCAGGTGGCACAAGAGAGTATATAGACCCTGTAAGATTTATTGGAAATCCAGCTACAGGGAAAATGGGATTTGCCTTAGCACATACTGCACGAGTAAGAGGGGCAAATGTAACATTAATAAGTGGAAAAACACTTTTAGCTCCTCCTGAGAGTGTAAAATACATCTCAGTGGAAACTGCAGATCAAATGGGCAAAGCTGTCCTGGATAGTTTTGAACAAGCTGATATTTTAGTAATGGCTGCTGCTGTTGGTGATTTTAAACCCCAAAAAACAGAAAAAAACAAAATAAAAAGAAAAGGTATGTTAAAAATAGATTTGGAGCCTACGGATGATATATTAGAAAAACTGGGCAAAATAAAAAATGGTAGAATTATTGTCGGCTTTGCAGCGGAAACTAATAATCTTATAAAAAACGCCAGGACAAAATTAAAGAAAAAAAACCTGGATTTAATAGTAGTTAATGACGTAACTCAGCCTGATGCTGGCTTTGAAAGCGAGACTAATATTGTAAAAATAATCGATAGAAGCAATAATGTAGAAGAATTACCAAAGTGGACTAAAGAAGAAGTAGCCCATAGAATCTGGGATAGAATTGTGGAACTCATTAATAAAAATAAAAGAGCATAAGTCATATGAACCTGAAAGAACTCTATAGAAAAGCAATTAAAATTGGGATTAAAAATGATCCGAGAAGCGAAAAAACCGTTTTGGGGGAACTTAAGAAAAACAAGAATAAATATGAGGAATTAAAGA encodes:
- the rpoZ gene encoding DNA-directed RNA polymerase subunit omega gives rise to the protein MVDSNREELLGKADNIFILLNMAAKRARQLNAGSPKLVDIKDTPINIALEEIRTGMIGWEPVKNEKTEPEAMEKGKEKKEKKKK
- the coaBC gene encoding bifunctional phosphopantothenoylcysteine decarboxylase/phosphopantothenate--cysteine ligase CoaBC is translated as MLTGKTIIFGVTGSIAAYKAAEIVRRLKDLNANVRVVMTVNAVNFIGETTLRTLSNNPVYINMFPPSGGLEDPLTHIAISDSADLFLVAPATANIIGKVASGIADDLLSTTLLSAGNKPVLMAPAMNERMYKSHIYKHNEKKLQIAGVKFINPDYGKLACGKEGEGRLASVDSIIQHVVDVLIERDLFDTYDLKGKRVLVTAGGTREYIDPVRFIGNPATGKMGFALAHTARVRGANVTLISGKTLLAPPESVKYISVETADQMGKAVLDSFEQADILVMAAAVGDFKPQKTEKNKIKRKGMLKIDLEPTDDILEKLGKIKNGRIIVGFAAETNNLIKNARTKLKKKNLDLIVVNDVTQPDAGFESETNIVKIIDRSNNVEELPKWTKEEVAHRIWDRIVELINKNKRA